A stretch of Fusarium poae strain DAOMC 252244 chromosome 2, whole genome shotgun sequence DNA encodes these proteins:
- a CDS encoding hypothetical protein (BUSCO:15137at5125) — MAPLEEERSSQPLATDQSDDETRNESTRESSEGPAWYYEIEGDDEPEEDEDEDYEDQPDEEDEEEEEDDEDDDDDAIEGGGGTQRLLNIVRSNFQHPLLILQYMADALVTQAGARTGLLTRRQLLALMQDPNLTSVLFQDNADDDAEFLDWPFRRHRTPKDPNRFPQVPSFEGMKLMRSGVFGANDYNLRAQKRLATRMLERELALGNREDRLRNNALINQGLLPQTRAEKIIHFDDPVYSGQFSDDGNFFFACSQDFKVRMYDTSSPYNWKHYKTVAYPWGQWTLTDASLSPDNKWLAYTSIQTMVSIAPTDPNDTGDPYTLDLDDGPPRQGWHGRRGFGIWSVRFSGDGRELVAGTSAASIVVYDIESRSVLHHVRGHQDDVNAVCFADKMSPHILYSGSDDTTIKVWDRRSMGDNREAGAFVGHIEGLTYIDSKGDGRYILSNGKDQSMKLWDLRMAMSTDRYTELDPTRTVNTSGFDYRGGVYDDEDWDVHPHDNSLVTFRGHKVLRTLIRCHFSPPSSTNSRYVYSGSTDGKVYIWNMDATLAGVVDVKKATMRTRPMDNRHRFYHFDEPGNWSTCVRDASWHPNAPLLVASAWNGYNMARGTCSLHSFNENIDDEGDSPMGHSVSNVLKEQPELYQNSTYGMD, encoded by the exons ATGGCTCCtcttgaagaagagaggagCTCCCAACCCCTGGCAACGGATCAAAGTGATGACGAGACCCGTAATGAGAGCACACGTGAATCATCAGAAGGTCCAGCATGGTACTATGAAATCGAGGGAGACGATGAGCcggaggaggatgaagatgaagactaTGAAGATCAGCctgacgaagaagacgaggaagaggaggaagatgatgaggacgatgacgatgatgcaATTGAAGGAGGCGGCGGCACACAACGCCTTCTCAACATTGTTCGAAGTAATTTCCAACATCCTCTCCTCATACTGCAATACATGGCTGACGCACTGGTGACTCAAGCTGGGGCTAGGACAGGACTATTGACCCGAAGACAACTTCTTGCGTTAATGCAGGACCCGAACCTCACCAGTGTTTTGTTCCAAGATAATGCAGACGACGACGCGGAATTCTTAGATTGGCCCTTTAGACGACACCGGACACCGAAGGATCCTAACCGTTTTCCGCAGGTTCCCAGCTTCGAGGGGATGAAGCTTATGCGCTCAGGAGTGTTTGGCGCAAACGATTACAACCTCAGAGCTCAGAAGCGTCTAGCTACACGAATGTTGGAGCGGGAGTTGGCCTTGGGAAACCGCGAAGATAGATTGCGGAACAATGCTCTCATCAACCAG GGTCTGTTACCACAGACAAGAGCAGAAAAGATTATCCATTTCGATGATCCGGTCTATTCTGGACAGTTTTCTGATGACGGtaacttcttctttgcttgttctcaagactttaaagttcgAATGTACGACACTTCGAGCCCATACAACTGGAAGCATTACAAGACAGTCGCATATCCTTGGGGCCAGTGGACGCTGACGGATGCGTCTTTGAGTCCTGATAATAAATGGCTCGCTTATACTTCGATTCAGACAATGGTGTCAATAGCCCCTACAGATCCGAATGACACTGGCGACCCTTATACCTTGGATCTCGACGATGGCCCACCTCGGCAGGGGTGGCACGGACGACGTGGCTTTGGTATCTGGTCTGTTCGATTCTCCGGTGACGGAAGAGAACTGGTGGCTGGGACAAGTGCGGCTTCCATTGTTGTGTATGATATCGAGTCACGGTCAGTCTTACACCATGTCCGCGGTCACCAGGATGATGTAAACGCTGTGTGTTTTGCCGACAAAATGTCGCCCCATATCCTTTACTCAGGTTCCGACGATACGACGATCAAAGTATGGGATAGGCGAAGCATGGGCGATAACCGAGAAGCTGGAGCTTTTGTTGGTCACATCGAGGGTTTGACGTATATCGACAGCAAAGGCGATGGACGGTATATCCTCAGTAACGGAAAAGATCAGAGTATGAAACTCTGGGACCTCCGAATGGCCATGTCTACCGATCGATACACCGAGCTTGACCCCACAAGAACTGTCAATACCAGCGGTTTCGATTACCGAGGGGGAGtttatgatgatgaagactgGGACGTACATCCTCATGACAACTCACTCGTTACTTTCCGAGGCCATAAAGTGCTTCGAACTCTTATTCGGTGTCACTTTTCACCTCCATCGAGCACTAACTCGAGATATGTTTACTCAGGCAGTACAGATGGTAAGGTATACATTTGGAACATGGACGCAACGTTGGCTGGAGTTGTCGATGTCAAGAAAGCAACAATGCGCACACGGCCTATGGATAACCGACATCGTTTCTATCACTTTGATGAGCCAGGTAATTGGAGCACTTGTGTTCGCGATGCTAGCTGGCATCCCAACGCCCCCCTCCTTGTTG CGTCTGCATGGAATGGTTATAACATGGCTAGAGGAACATGTTCGCTGCACTCATTTAATGAAAATATCGACGATGAGGGAGATTCACCAATGGGTCATAGTGTTAGCAACGTTTTAAAGGAACAGCCCGAGTTGTACCAGAATTCGACTTATGGGATGGACTAG